The following are encoded together in the Planctomycetia bacterium genome:
- a CDS encoding 3-deoxy-D-manno-octulosonic acid transferase, protein MPGLLNLLYLLALLIASPWLLYRRWRQGKRLGGLRTKLTGDVVLTMTSGASPGQNQRIWLHAVSVGEVLLLQPIINKLKQQFPDFGLYLSVTTTTGREVAEKTYPDLNIIWFPFDFTWAVNRALLQIQPQLIILAELELWPNFITIAHARCIPVIVVNGRMGQRSFRGYQRLRWLISPLLKRIDHFAVQQEEYAQRLLQLGMPAEKISITGSVKFDGVTVNRHDAKVEQMRTLLGIKKESLVWVVGSTQAPEESWALEIFQIARPFHPDLTLIIVPRHQERFQEVADLMAKSGLPFRRRSTLNTQHSAPGTTLFLIDTLGELKTIWGLADVAFVGGSFNERGGQNMIEPAAYGAAVTFGPNTWNFKQIVQSLLEHRAAIEVKNKNEWAGTTTRLLASAAERQELGNRAQQFVASQQGATQKTIELIEPYLQQDHTRKQAA, encoded by the coding sequence GTGCCTGGGCTTCTCAATCTTCTTTACCTGCTGGCACTTCTTATCGCCTCTCCCTGGCTCCTTTACCGGCGATGGCGTCAAGGCAAACGTCTAGGCGGCCTTCGTACCAAACTCACCGGCGACGTCGTCTTGACTATGACTTCGGGAGCATCCCCAGGCCAAAACCAACGCATCTGGTTGCATGCCGTCAGCGTTGGCGAAGTATTGCTCCTTCAACCCATTATCAACAAGCTCAAACAACAATTCCCAGATTTCGGTCTATACCTCTCCGTCACCACCACCACCGGCAGAGAAGTCGCAGAGAAAACCTACCCCGATCTGAACATCATCTGGTTTCCTTTCGATTTCACCTGGGCGGTCAACCGTGCTTTATTGCAGATTCAGCCTCAACTGATCATCCTGGCTGAGTTGGAGCTTTGGCCGAATTTCATCACGATCGCTCACGCCAGATGTATTCCAGTTATTGTTGTGAATGGCCGCATGGGGCAGCGCAGCTTCCGGGGGTATCAGCGGCTTCGCTGGTTGATTTCCCCGCTGCTGAAACGCATCGATCATTTTGCAGTACAGCAGGAGGAGTATGCACAAAGACTGCTGCAGCTTGGCATGCCAGCGGAAAAAATCAGCATTACCGGTTCCGTCAAATTTGATGGCGTCACGGTGAATCGCCACGACGCGAAAGTCGAGCAGATGCGCACCTTGCTAGGCATCAAAAAAGAAAGCCTGGTCTGGGTAGTGGGAAGCACCCAGGCACCCGAAGAATCCTGGGCGCTGGAAATCTTTCAGATCGCACGTCCATTTCATCCTGATCTGACGCTGATCATCGTCCCGCGCCATCAGGAACGTTTCCAGGAAGTGGCTGACTTGATGGCAAAATCAGGACTGCCTTTCCGCCGCAGATCAACCCTGAACACTCAGCACTCAGCACCTGGCACCACTCTCTTTTTGATCGACACCCTGGGTGAACTCAAGACCATCTGGGGGCTGGCTGACGTCGCCTTTGTTGGTGGCAGCTTTAACGAGCGGGGCGGGCAGAACATGATTGAACCTGCTGCTTATGGCGCTGCAGTAACCTTCGGCCCGAATACGTGGAATTTCAAGCAGATCGTTCAATCGCTGCTTGAGCATCGTGCTGCCATCGAAGTGAAAAACAAAAACGAATGGGCTGGTACAACGACGCGTTTATTGGCAAGTGCAGCAGAGCGTCAGGAACTAGGCAACCGGGCCCAGCAGTTCGTAGCCAGCCAGCAGGGGGCAACGCAGAAAACGATCGAATTGATTGAACCCTATTTACAACAGGATCACACCCGGAAGCAGGCGGCTTAG
- a CDS encoding undecaprenyl-phosphate glucose phosphotransferase → MLPSNRQLLVFWFLLWDLLVISVVFYLQAGEEFISKWVAILSLAALSLAVCKLYVLHRLRRAREELVSLLQAMALWLLTLYVIEPLPGIHRSIVLYLVVLVTFGLFLFRRLWWLILGNLRAQGYNATPVVIVGTGRVARRTARAMEHAGWMGMHVIGFIEDEPTRWTSDLPIIGNVSDLPRLVLEHGISQVFIALPLQRYHEARRVYETLSQSIVEIRLILDAAPLTPLSFSTTKVDGLTFIGLRDNPHLGLNRAVKRTMDLVLGSLALLLSLPMMLLIACLVKLTSKGPVFYRQERCGLNGQRFQMIKFRTMRLDAEQSTGPIWATAGDSRTTRLGQYLRKWNLDELPQLFNVLKGEMSLVGPRPERPVFIERFRKTVPNYMARHMVKAGMTGWAQVQGWRGNTSLRQRIRHDLYYITHWNPWFDLRIMVLTVLRGFSQKNAY, encoded by the coding sequence GTGCTGCCTTCGAATCGACAACTTTTGGTTTTCTGGTTTCTGCTTTGGGACCTGCTGGTCATCTCGGTTGTTTTCTACCTGCAGGCAGGCGAGGAGTTCATTTCCAAATGGGTAGCCATCCTCAGCCTGGCGGCATTGTCGCTCGCGGTATGCAAGCTCTATGTGTTGCATCGATTGCGTAGAGCCAGGGAAGAACTAGTCAGCCTTTTACAAGCGATGGCGCTCTGGCTGCTGACGCTCTATGTTATCGAGCCACTTCCAGGTATTCATCGCTCTATTGTGCTCTACCTCGTTGTTCTGGTAACATTTGGGCTATTCCTCTTTCGCAGGCTCTGGTGGCTCATTCTTGGCAACCTGCGTGCCCAGGGCTACAACGCCACCCCGGTGGTGATTGTCGGCACAGGCCGGGTTGCTCGTCGAACGGCCCGTGCCATGGAACATGCCGGCTGGATGGGCATGCATGTGATCGGCTTCATTGAAGATGAACCGACACGCTGGACGAGCGATCTGCCAATCATCGGAAATGTGTCTGATTTACCTCGGCTGGTTCTGGAACATGGCATCAGCCAGGTCTTTATCGCTTTGCCATTACAACGGTACCATGAAGCCAGGCGGGTCTATGAAACGCTGAGTCAGAGCATTGTGGAAATCAGGCTTATACTCGATGCTGCCCCACTCACTCCATTGTCATTCTCTACTACCAAAGTGGATGGGCTGACCTTTATCGGTTTGCGGGATAATCCTCATTTGGGCTTGAACCGAGCCGTCAAGCGAACGATGGACCTGGTGCTGGGAAGTCTGGCATTGCTTCTCTCATTGCCAATGATGCTGCTGATTGCCTGCCTGGTGAAACTGACCAGCAAGGGGCCGGTGTTCTATCGGCAGGAACGCTGCGGTCTGAACGGCCAGCGATTTCAGATGATCAAGTTCCGCACCATGCGCCTCGATGCGGAACAATCCACCGGCCCGATCTGGGCAACTGCAGGGGACTCACGAACTACCCGGCTGGGACAGTATCTACGCAAGTGGAATCTCGATGAACTGCCTCAGTTATTCAATGTTCTCAAAGGTGAAATGAGCCTGGTAGGCCCAAGGCCGGAAAGACCAGTCTTTATTGAGCGGTTCCGGAAAACGGTTCCCAACTACATGGCACGGCACATGGTGAAAGCAGGCATGACCGGCTGGGCCCAGGTGCAAGGCTGGCGAGGTAATACATCACTACGACAACGCATTCGCCATGATCTCTATTACATCACGCATTGGAATCCCTGGTTCGATTTACGCATCATGGTGCTGACAGTTCTGCGAGGCTTCTCACAGAAGAATGCGTACTAA
- a CDS encoding DUF3052 domain-containing protein yields the protein MSGYSGTPLLKKLGIQPGMRVHFRDAPDGYLRELGSLPEDVTVSKALRGKLDFIHFFVKERSELELLLSRALEFLEQDGMIWVSWPKKASKVPTDITEQTIRDVCLPISLVDIKVCAVDEIWSGLKLVIRRELRGK from the coding sequence ATGTCCGGTTACAGTGGCACGCCGCTGCTGAAGAAACTCGGCATACAACCGGGAATGCGAGTGCATTTCCGTGATGCACCCGATGGTTACCTTCGTGAATTGGGATCGTTACCTGAAGATGTGACTGTCTCGAAGGCCTTGCGAGGCAAGCTCGATTTCATTCACTTCTTTGTCAAAGAGAGAAGTGAACTGGAATTGTTGCTGTCCCGTGCCCTGGAGTTTCTTGAGCAGGATGGCATGATCTGGGTATCCTGGCCCAAGAAAGCCAGCAAGGTGCCTACGGATATTACCGAGCAGACGATTCGGGATGTCTGTTTGCCTATAAGTTTGGTGGATATCAAGGTGTGTGCGGTAGATGAAATCTGGTCAGGATTGAAACTGGTCATTAGACGCGAGTTGCGTGGAAAATAG
- a CDS encoding AMP-binding protein → MTACHAHSTPSTLPELTILQKILRAICYSAIWVILKLFYRTKVVGLENIPKTGPGLIVGNHLSMLDGLFLYYHCPRRIRFLVWAPYVNTSRMGWLLRLGQVIPISDNGSARDLITSLKLAQQALHRGELVGIFPEGAISRTGTMMPFKRGMEHILKKADAPIIPVGLDRLWGSIFSYRYGKLFWKWPQRWRYPFTIIYGKVMPQATPSWKVREAVQELIADSFNLRKDEHKPLHREFVREVCRHRFRPCLMEPGKTGRKLNYIETLTGAVCLSRLIKERIGDSKMVGLLMPTVVGGMIANIAVSLLGRTAVNLNYTASIESIRSSIKQCNIKQVLTSRQFRKKIEDKLVFDFGPDVEIVELEDFGPKVTKFVKLRTFLTLLLLPRVAIEYLVLGLGKHTSNDLATVIFSSGSTGEPKGVMLSHHNVMANIESASQAIDIHATDRILSVLPLFHSFGYTVCFWLPIVTGASVVCFPDPRQASEVGDACREFKATIFTATPTFLRFYMRKCAKEDFASLRLLITGAEKLPCSVREEFKAKFDIEPKEGYGTTELAPAVSANLNDAELGGVKQVGTKPGSIGHPFPGIAVRIVDPETEVDLPPEQPGMLMVYGPNVMEGYLGKPELTKSVMRGKWYVTGDIAKLDHDGFLTITDRLSRFSKIAGEMVPHVRVEDELHTIVDTADRVFAIVGVPDEKKGEKLVVLYVDYDKMNLAEVQSKLGKSGLPNLWIPDERQYYKVDEMPVLGSGKLDLQRLKKTALELIASNTPRKDKG, encoded by the coding sequence ATGACAGCCTGCCACGCACATTCCACTCCCAGTACGTTACCCGAGTTGACGATTCTTCAGAAGATTCTCCGGGCGATCTGTTACTCCGCCATCTGGGTCATCCTCAAGCTGTTTTACCGTACCAAGGTTGTCGGGTTAGAGAACATACCCAAAACCGGCCCTGGCTTGATCGTCGGCAATCATCTCAGCATGCTGGATGGACTGTTTCTCTACTACCATTGCCCGCGACGCATACGTTTTCTGGTATGGGCGCCCTATGTAAATACTTCCAGAATGGGCTGGCTTCTTCGCCTGGGGCAGGTGATACCCATCTCCGACAATGGCAGTGCCCGCGATTTGATCACTTCCCTCAAGCTGGCACAGCAAGCACTGCACCGTGGTGAACTGGTAGGCATCTTCCCTGAAGGCGCGATCAGCCGCACTGGCACTATGATGCCTTTCAAACGGGGCATGGAGCACATCCTCAAGAAGGCTGATGCACCCATTATTCCGGTTGGCCTGGATCGCCTCTGGGGCAGCATCTTCAGTTACCGCTATGGCAAGCTCTTCTGGAAATGGCCGCAGCGCTGGCGGTATCCATTCACGATCATTTATGGCAAGGTGATGCCACAAGCTACGCCTTCCTGGAAGGTGCGGGAAGCTGTACAGGAACTGATCGCTGATTCCTTTAACCTGAGAAAAGACGAACATAAACCTTTGCATCGGGAATTTGTCCGTGAAGTGTGCAGGCATCGTTTCCGTCCCTGTTTGATGGAACCGGGGAAGACTGGCAGAAAGCTCAACTACATCGAAACGTTGACCGGGGCTGTCTGCCTGTCTCGTCTGATCAAAGAACGAATTGGCGATTCCAAAATGGTGGGACTCTTGATGCCAACCGTCGTGGGTGGCATGATTGCCAACATTGCCGTGAGTTTGCTGGGTAGAACTGCCGTTAATCTGAATTACACTGCATCGATAGAATCGATTCGATCCTCCATCAAGCAGTGCAATATCAAGCAGGTGCTGACTTCGAGACAATTTCGCAAGAAGATCGAAGATAAGCTGGTGTTTGATTTTGGCCCCGATGTCGAAATCGTTGAACTGGAAGATTTTGGACCGAAGGTTACCAAGTTTGTCAAACTGCGTACCTTCCTGACACTACTGTTGTTGCCTCGCGTGGCGATTGAATATCTGGTGCTCGGCTTGGGCAAACACACAAGCAACGATCTGGCTACTGTGATCTTTTCGAGTGGCAGCACCGGCGAACCTAAGGGTGTCATGCTTAGCCATCACAATGTGATGGCTAATATCGAATCTGCATCGCAAGCCATTGATATTCACGCAACGGATCGCATTCTCTCTGTTCTGCCCCTGTTTCACAGCTTCGGCTACACCGTTTGTTTCTGGTTGCCAATTGTCACTGGTGCTTCAGTGGTTTGCTTCCCTGACCCCAGACAGGCCAGTGAAGTGGGCGATGCCTGCAGGGAATTCAAGGCAACCATCTTTACTGCTACTCCAACATTCCTCCGCTTCTACATGCGGAAATGCGCGAAGGAAGACTTTGCCAGCTTACGACTACTGATTACTGGAGCAGAGAAACTGCCATGCTCGGTACGGGAGGAGTTCAAAGCCAAATTTGATATCGAGCCGAAGGAAGGTTACGGAACAACTGAATTGGCCCCTGCAGTGTCTGCCAACCTGAACGATGCCGAACTGGGAGGTGTCAAACAAGTTGGTACCAAGCCCGGCTCGATCGGACATCCATTTCCGGGCATTGCTGTCAGAATTGTTGATCCTGAGACCGAAGTGGATTTGCCACCAGAGCAGCCTGGCATGCTCATGGTCTATGGTCCGAACGTCATGGAAGGTTACCTGGGCAAACCTGAACTGACGAAATCAGTCATGCGAGGCAAATGGTATGTCACAGGTGATATTGCCAAGCTCGATCATGATGGGTTCCTGACCATTACTGATCGCTTGTCTCGTTTCAGCAAGATTGCTGGCGAAATGGTGCCTCATGTCCGTGTGGAGGATGAACTGCACACTATTGTTGATACTGCAGATCGGGTATTTGCCATCGTGGGCGTACCGGATGAAAAGAAGGGTGAAAAGCTAGTCGTCCTCTATGTCGATTACGACAAGATGAACCTGGCTGAGGTGCAATCGAAACTCGGCAAGAGTGGGTTGCCTAATTTGTGGATACCGGATGAACGGCAGTACTACAAGGTTGATGAAATGCCCGTGTTGGGCAGTGGCAAACTCGATTTGCAAAGACTCAAGAAAACGGCGCTCGAACTTATTGCCAGCAATACTCCCCGCAAGGACAAAGGGTAA
- the trxA gene encoding thioredoxin, with amino-acid sequence MAAKNVVELNQANWQSAVVESALPVVVDFWAVWCGPCRMIAPHIEALADEYAGKVVVGKVNVDDNQDLAAQFRINTIPQVYIFKNGEVIERLSGAQPKSAYAAAVEKALA; translated from the coding sequence ATGGCTGCTAAGAATGTAGTGGAACTGAACCAGGCCAATTGGCAGAGTGCTGTGGTGGAAAGCGCGTTGCCAGTCGTGGTTGATTTCTGGGCTGTCTGGTGTGGACCTTGTCGCATGATTGCTCCTCACATCGAGGCACTTGCCGATGAATATGCAGGCAAAGTGGTAGTGGGCAAGGTGAACGTCGACGACAACCAGGATTTGGCAGCTCAATTCCGTATCAACACCATTCCCCAGGTTTATATTTTCAAGAATGGTGAAGTGATCGAAAGGCTATCGGGTGCTCAGCCTAAATCAGCTTATGCTGCAGCAGTTGAAAAAGCCCTGGCGTAA
- a CDS encoding c-type cytochrome, protein MSNYLTILFLLSCLIFTGCGESAYPTGTKYHFQPYTVLEGTDTVKTYALNEDQVEQMDELLLPFFGTPRNPQVKIDGLDSELNELQLSPDQMAEGSKLFLAQCANCHGKEGAGNGKSSVTLDPKPRDYRYGKFKYLSTVRKDNDGKPDTGRASLPAREDLFRTIKMGLPGAGMSSFDQSDERINRLVSYVIHLALRGQVEYRLTRFWLEEDEKPTEKDVKKELTELVKQWASDARSRITPSVPWEEIEREGIKTNWAAGKDLFLNKAGCIDCHGKDGKANPQELKNIAAMKDDWGAPIKPRSYVTEDFRGGDRPIDLFYRIKLGIKPSRMQAIDGVKFNDADIWNLVGYIRSLKWKQ, encoded by the coding sequence ATGTCTAACTACCTTACGATACTTTTTCTGCTGTCTTGCTTGATTTTTACCGGTTGCGGTGAAAGTGCCTATCCCACTGGGACGAAATATCATTTCCAGCCTTACACCGTTCTCGAAGGTACCGATACTGTCAAAACCTATGCTCTCAATGAGGATCAGGTTGAGCAGATGGATGAGTTGCTGTTACCGTTTTTCGGTACACCCCGCAACCCTCAGGTCAAAATTGATGGCCTCGACAGTGAACTGAATGAACTTCAGTTATCACCAGACCAGATGGCAGAGGGCAGCAAGTTGTTCCTGGCACAGTGTGCCAACTGTCACGGCAAGGAAGGAGCCGGGAATGGAAAATCTTCTGTGACACTGGACCCCAAACCACGCGACTACCGGTACGGCAAATTCAAATACTTATCAACGGTCCGCAAGGATAACGACGGGAAACCTGATACAGGCCGAGCCAGCCTGCCCGCTCGTGAAGACCTGTTTCGCACCATCAAAATGGGTTTGCCTGGTGCAGGCATGTCCAGCTTTGATCAAAGCGATGAGCGTATCAACCGCCTTGTAAGCTATGTGATCCATCTGGCATTGCGAGGCCAGGTTGAATATCGACTCACACGATTCTGGCTTGAAGAAGATGAGAAGCCTACCGAAAAGGATGTTAAAAAAGAACTGACTGAACTGGTCAAACAATGGGCCAGCGATGCGAGGTCAAGAATCACTCCATCGGTGCCTTGGGAAGAAATCGAACGGGAAGGCATCAAGACCAACTGGGCAGCGGGCAAGGATCTGTTCCTGAACAAGGCAGGCTGCATTGATTGCCATGGCAAGGATGGCAAAGCCAATCCGCAGGAACTGAAGAACATTGCAGCCATGAAGGATGACTGGGGCGCGCCGATCAAACCTCGCAGCTATGTCACTGAAGATTTTCGCGGTGGTGATCGACCGATCGATTTGTTTTATCGTATCAAGCTGGGCATCAAGCCATCCCGAATGCAAGCCATTGACGGTGTCAAATTCAATGATGCGGATATCTGGAACCTGGTGGGCTATATCCGCAGTCTGAAATGGAAGCAGTAG
- the cyoE gene encoding protoheme IX farnesyltransferase, translating into MNSQTLAQNAVLHPEAVEQLAATTHSVWRDAMLLGKPRITVMVMMTVAIGFLLAPLGTSQWLLMLNAMLGVGFVAASSGILNQAWERETDALMPRTKSRPMPTGRISPALGYSIGLAFGFIGLVWLILAVNTLTAMLAFLTLVFYVCLYTPLKRYTAWNTFVGAIPGAMPPLLGYAAAANTLSLEAWFMAGLLFLWQFPHFFAIAWIYREDYRQGGLVMVSTIDKTRGKFTGDMTLATALVLVAFSMLPVAYGWTGTPYLIASLACGFLFCWTAFRFLQNPDRFSARRTLLASLIYLPVMFLLFLIDGPRVW; encoded by the coding sequence ATGAATTCGCAGACATTGGCCCAAAACGCGGTGCTGCATCCGGAAGCTGTAGAGCAGCTTGCCGCAACGACGCACTCTGTCTGGCGTGATGCCATGCTGCTGGGAAAACCACGCATCACTGTCATGGTAATGATGACAGTTGCCATCGGCTTTCTGCTCGCTCCGCTGGGAACCAGCCAATGGCTTCTCATGCTGAATGCGATGCTGGGAGTTGGTTTTGTTGCAGCTTCTTCCGGTATTCTGAACCAGGCTTGGGAACGTGAAACTGATGCTCTGATGCCTCGCACTAAATCCCGGCCGATGCCAACGGGTCGCATCAGCCCTGCCCTTGGCTATTCCATTGGCCTGGCATTCGGATTCATTGGTCTTGTCTGGCTGATATTGGCAGTCAACACGCTCACCGCCATGTTAGCATTCCTGACTTTGGTATTTTATGTGTGCCTGTATACACCGTTAAAACGGTACACGGCCTGGAATACCTTTGTTGGCGCGATTCCCGGTGCTATGCCTCCGTTATTGGGCTATGCTGCCGCAGCTAACACACTGTCACTTGAAGCCTGGTTCATGGCTGGACTATTGTTTCTCTGGCAGTTCCCTCACTTTTTCGCCATCGCCTGGATTTATCGAGAAGATTATCGCCAGGGTGGTTTGGTGATGGTTTCAACCATCGATAAGACCAGGGGCAAGTTTACGGGCGACATGACTCTTGCAACCGCATTGGTACTGGTTGCATTCAGCATGCTACCCGTTGCCTATGGCTGGACAGGCACACCCTATCTGATTGCTTCTCTGGCGTGTGGCTTCTTATTCTGCTGGACAGCGTTTCGATTTTTACAGAATCCCGATAGGTTTTCCGCACGACGTACACTGCTCGCCTCGCTGATCTATCTGCCCGTCATGTTCCTGTTATTCCTGATTGACGGCCCACGCGTATGGTAG
- the pilM gene encoding type IV pilus assembly protein PilM, whose product MAAKLPGVWGIDLGQSALKAIRLELIDGVVTATAFDYIEHPKILSQPDADPEQLTRDALQQFLSRNKLQGDQIAISVPGQTGLARFVKLPPVEAKKIPDIVKFEAKQQIPFPLDEVVWDWQRIGSESGEDFAENEVGLFAMKRDMVNRYLQSFRDAMIEVHHVQMAPLALANYVTFDQLGKGAYGTDDPNDSSDDGCMVAVDVGVDNSNLVVTDGKKVIWQRPIPIGGNHFTRALTKEMKLTFAKAEHLKRNATKAEDPKKIFQAMKPVFSDFVGELQRSLGFFTNTHRGANVTRMVGLGNAFRLPGLQKFVSQSLGMDLEKVETFGRLAGDDVKKSPIFLDNILSFAVAYGLALQGLKQCRIQTNLLPNEIRVERMIRAKKPMALAGAAALLLGLGIYSWSSGSSFAHAKSAAKAAEEANSVISNKNRLDTQYTEKRNEVIKARHDAANIIRGSEERVNWPLFYRLLNDCLPRPNGTNLPANTLWDTTVPSRAYYNIESQRANEILLERLQQALLTDNFNQNDLIQVNITGVYARYCDLAMANSFYTNVKNPEINLNRDGVRYDWPTYRGNDDWKEAPKKPGWAIEIRGYTFHREAQRFVEHTLVENLKQRKAVPWPLQSPMPKLTPIETSHVALIKYRTTTNPAESFSLIDAPLYINDLVSSGATGGGGGMGAKAGGLSMGGGLGGEGGAAADAPNPRVTPWVGLGLVHGSAGAGSGMGNAGGGLAQKGGLAGIPGGSSSGMTVGGGQTGTTANSGNVANTAERAFERKRTEFVIVLYWVEPLPTEPEEAKASGQPSAAPSQ is encoded by the coding sequence ATGGCCGCCAAGCTGCCCGGCGTTTGGGGTATTGATCTTGGACAAAGCGCACTGAAGGCCATTCGCCTTGAATTAATAGATGGAGTCGTGACAGCTACGGCGTTCGACTACATCGAACACCCGAAGATTCTCAGCCAGCCCGATGCTGATCCGGAACAACTCACTCGCGATGCCCTGCAGCAGTTCCTTTCGCGAAACAAATTGCAAGGCGATCAGATTGCCATCAGCGTACCAGGGCAAACCGGCCTGGCGCGATTCGTTAAACTGCCTCCCGTTGAAGCCAAGAAAATTCCCGACATTGTCAAATTCGAAGCCAAGCAGCAGATACCCTTCCCACTCGATGAAGTGGTCTGGGACTGGCAGCGCATCGGCTCCGAGAGCGGCGAAGATTTTGCGGAGAACGAAGTCGGCCTGTTCGCCATGAAGCGCGACATGGTCAATCGTTATCTGCAATCATTCCGCGACGCCATGATCGAAGTACATCATGTGCAGATGGCCCCACTGGCATTGGCCAACTATGTCACGTTCGATCAGTTGGGCAAAGGTGCCTACGGCACTGACGATCCCAATGATTCCAGTGATGATGGTTGCATGGTGGCAGTCGATGTTGGTGTCGATAACTCCAATCTCGTAGTTACCGATGGAAAGAAAGTTATCTGGCAGCGACCCATCCCCATTGGAGGCAATCATTTCACCCGCGCGTTGACCAAAGAAATGAAGCTCACCTTTGCCAAGGCTGAGCATCTCAAACGCAATGCCACTAAGGCTGAAGACCCCAAGAAGATCTTCCAGGCCATGAAGCCTGTCTTCTCTGATTTCGTCGGTGAGTTACAGCGTTCGCTGGGATTCTTTACGAATACCCATCGCGGGGCCAATGTAACCCGCATGGTGGGTTTGGGCAATGCATTCCGCCTGCCTGGGTTGCAGAAGTTTGTCAGCCAGAGCTTGGGAATGGATCTGGAGAAAGTGGAAACATTCGGCCGGCTGGCTGGCGATGACGTCAAGAAATCCCCCATTTTCCTCGATAACATCCTCAGTTTTGCGGTCGCGTATGGCCTGGCATTGCAGGGGCTTAAGCAGTGCCGCATTCAGACGAATCTGTTGCCTAATGAAATTCGCGTCGAGCGTATGATTCGTGCCAAGAAGCCGATGGCGCTGGCTGGTGCAGCGGCATTACTACTGGGATTGGGAATCTACTCCTGGTCGAGTGGTTCCAGTTTTGCTCACGCCAAGTCTGCAGCCAAAGCTGCCGAGGAAGCAAACTCGGTCATCTCGAACAAGAATCGGCTGGATACTCAATACACCGAAAAGCGAAATGAAGTAATCAAAGCCAGGCATGATGCTGCGAACATCATTCGAGGCAGCGAAGAGCGGGTCAATTGGCCGCTGTTCTATCGTTTGCTGAATGATTGCTTGCCACGTCCCAACGGCACCAATCTGCCTGCCAATACACTTTGGGATACCACCGTTCCCAGCCGGGCTTATTACAACATCGAATCGCAGCGTGCCAACGAAATTTTGCTGGAACGTCTGCAACAGGCGCTATTGACCGACAACTTCAATCAGAATGACCTCATTCAGGTGAATATTACCGGTGTGTATGCGAGGTATTGTGACCTGGCGATGGCCAACAGCTTTTACACGAACGTGAAAAACCCTGAAATCAATTTGAACCGGGATGGTGTAAGGTACGATTGGCCAACCTATCGTGGGAACGATGACTGGAAGGAAGCACCCAAGAAGCCAGGCTGGGCAATTGAAATTCGCGGCTACACCTTCCACAGGGAAGCGCAGCGATTTGTTGAACACACACTGGTGGAAAATCTGAAGCAGAGGAAGGCCGTTCCCTGGCCATTGCAAAGCCCGATGCCGAAGCTGACGCCGATCGAGACCAGCCATGTGGCACTGATCAAGTACCGAACTACGACCAATCCCGCTGAATCGTTCAGCCTGATCGATGCACCACTGTATATCAACGATCTGGTATCGTCAGGTGCAACAGGCGGAGGTGGTGGCATGGGAGCCAAAGCCGGTGGACTGAGTATGGGGGGTGGTCTTGGAGGAGAAGGTGGTGCCGCGGCCGATGCACCTAATCCACGCGTTACTCCCTGGGTGGGACTCGGACTGGTACATGGATCCGCTGGAGCCGGTTCAGGCATGGGTAATGCTGGCGGTGGACTAGCCCAGAAAGGTGGCTTGGCTGGTATACCCGGAGGAAGTTCGTCAGGTATGACAGTGGGTGGCGGACAAACTGGCACTACTGCCAACTCTGGGAATGTTGCCAACACCGCGGAACGAGCTTTTGAACGTAAGCGAACGGAATTCGTCATAGTCCTGTACTGGGTAGAACCTCTACCCACCGAACCTGAAGAGGCCAAAGCGAGCGGACAGCCCTCAGCAGCTCCTTCACAGTAA